One genomic region from Camelus dromedarius isolate mCamDro1 chromosome 17, mCamDro1.pat, whole genome shotgun sequence encodes:
- the PRR23E gene encoding proline-rich protein 23E has product MGTAISWEGAAQTLKTPDHPPKDIQVPPAASGAASYPDLLAQSVTGPACWPDMRPSWAAPSWMGCPAPWSYMCTPSIGHLWIGYPCPAASAPSVWTWGVSSADPLVGRQHAAPLASGVFPYPAGPPPPYPSDPPAPSGDASGHCTQEGWQTPASSAPPAAVEGPSRGASYLTTYQVLPSEWASRLSIWAPKPSSSPELCPLPPSPSGDPQGEPRCPQLPRPPSRVCRRLFQH; this is encoded by the coding sequence ATGGGGACAGCCATCTCCTGGGAGGGAGCTGCGCAGACACTCAAGACCCCTGACCATCCCCCGAAGGACATCCAAGTGCCTCCAGCTGCCTCTGGGGCCGCCTCCTACCCCGACCTGCTGGCCCAGTCTGTCACTGGCCCCGCCTGCTGGCCCGACATGAGGCCCTCCTGGGCCGCCCCCTCCTGGATGGGGTGCCCCGCCCCTTGGAGTTACATGTGCACACCCTCCATCGGCCATCTCTGGATTGGGTACCCCTGTCCTGCTGCCTCAGCGCCTTCAGTCTGGACTTGGGGCGTCTCCAGTGCTGACCCCCTCGTGGGAAGACAGCACGCTGCCCCCCTGGCCTCTGGAGTGTTCCCTTACCCGGcgggccccccacccccgtacCCCTCAGACCCTCCAGCTCCAAGCGGGGACGCCTCGGGCCACTGCACCCAGGAGGGGTGGCAGACTCCGGCCAGCTCGGCGCCCCCGGCTGCAGTGGAGGGCCCGTCCAGAGGGGCTTCCTACTTGACAACGTACCAAGTCCTTCCATCAGAATGGGCGTCCAGGCTCAGCATTTGGGCACCCAAGCCATCCTCCAGCCCAGaactctgccctctgcccccttcccccagcgGGGACCCTCAGGGGGAGCCCCGCTGTCCCCAGTTACCCCGGCCCCCCTCCAGGGTCTGCCGCCGCCTGTTCCAGCACTAA